A window from Mangifera indica cultivar Alphonso chromosome 2, CATAS_Mindica_2.1, whole genome shotgun sequence encodes these proteins:
- the LOC123203809 gene encoding disease resistance protein SUMM2-like — MEIVTSVGGKVAEKVVDGVFAAAGDQLVYLFHYNDNIQKLKKQVEKLRDSRDMVQKKIESAKRNGEIIFDIVQKWLAEVDDVSAKAEKFLEDEGKANKWCLNGWCSNLRQRFRFSKEAKKHTLTIFDQLQEFGKFESVSYPAPPSGIILSSQIINSDTFKSRKSLKKDIMKALIDANNISIIGICGMGGVGKTTLVKEIGRHVKEAKEYDAVTMAVVSQKPSIMKIQGEIADMLGLKSLSIHSELARAGSLWERIKQEKRVLIILDDVWEIIKLGEIGIPFGNDHRGCKILITSRSKDVCIGMDSQRIYTVETLSKQESWELFSKIAGSIVENSDINQIAREVTISCGGLPLAIVTTAGALKGKSIHGWKRAARRLESSTPEMEEKVFSSLKLSLDYLEEETKSLFLFCGLFPEDYEIPIEDLVRYWIGLKWFGDIDETIEDVRNKVYDIVSTITSSFLLIEEFKGYVKMHDIVRDFAIAIAPSYNHKFMVNAGIGLKEWPHRDTFKDFSCISLMANYIQELPNGFECPNLQALLLQENQISVVPSSFFEEMTNLKVLNLGETYIGETIIKVLPDSLSFLINLKTLIVKAFMVADLSVIGRLNKLEILSISGSILVREIPSSFSQLTNLMLLDLDNTNLELIPCGVISFLQRLEELHISINNNLVELYNGQPLAQCFCKLRVLKVKGCDDLLNIAPSHLLQMFQNLQTLEVCNCSSLVYIFGCEKIEIAKGETKLLSSLEYLGLELLDNMTHIWKGDHQSISLRNLKSVRLVHCSKLIKLFSPTLLQSLICLEEINIDMCFDLKEIFEKKET; from the coding sequence aTGGAAATTGTCACTTCTGTTGGTGGGAAGGTAGCTGAGAAGGTAGTTGACGGTGTGTTCGCAGCTGCTGGTGATCAACTTGTTTATTTGTTTCACTACAATGACAacattcaaaaattgaaaaagcaagTTGAGAAGCTGAGGGATAGCAGAGACATGGTGCAAAAGAAAATTGAGTCTGCTAAAAGAAATGGAGAGATCATCTTTGACATTGTTCAAAAGTGGTTAGCTGAAGTAGATGATGTTTCTGCAAAAGCTGAAAAGTTTTTGGAAGATGAAGGAAAAGCCAACAAGTGGTGCCTCAATGGGTGGTGCAGTAATCTCAGACAACGTTTTCGATTTAGTAAGGAGGCAAAAAAGCATACTCTAACGATTTTTGATCAACTTCAAGAATTTGGAAAGTTTGAGAGTGTGTCTTATCCTGCTCCTCCATCTGGAATTATATTGTCATCTCAGATAATTAATTCTGACACATTCAAATCTAGAAAATCGCTTAAGAAGGACATTATGAAGGCCTTAATTGATGCTAACAATATCAGCATAATTGGAATATGTGGGATGGGGGGGGTCGGTAAAACCACACTAGTTAAAGAAATCGGCCGGCATGTAAAAGAAGCCAAGGAGTATGATGCTGTAACGATGGCAGTTGTCTCTCAAAAACCCAGTATTATGAAGATTCAAGGTGAAATTGCTGACATGTTGGGTTTAAAATCTCTTTCGATTCATTCTGAATTAGCAAGAGCAGGTTCGTTGTGGGAAAGAATCAAGCAAGAGAAGCGGGTCCTCATAATATTAGACGATGTTTGGGAGATAATTAAATTGGGTGAGATTGGTATTCCTTTTGGGAATGACCATAGAGGctgtaaaattttaatcaccTCTCGAAGCAAAGATGTATGTATAGGAATGGACAGCCAACGGATATATACTGTTGAAACTTTATCAAAACAAGAATCTTGGGAACTTTTTAGCAAGATTGCAGGCTCGATTGTTGAAAATTCTGATATAAATCAAATTGCAAGAGAGGTAACTATTAGTTGTGGGGGACTGCCACTTGCAATTGTGACAACAGCAGGTGCTTTAAAAGGGAAGAGCATCCATGGGTGGAAACGCGCAGCACGGCGACTTGAATCGTCTACCCCAGAAATGGAGGAAAAagttttttcatctttgaaaCTAAGCCTCGATTACttagaagaagagacaaaatcactttttttgttttgtggcTTATTTCCAGAGGATTACGAAATTCCTATTGAAGATTTGGTAAGATATTGGATAGGTTTGAAGTGGTTTGGAGATATTGATGAGACAATTGAGGATGTCAGAAACAAAGTTTATGATATTGTAAGTACCATAACCTCTTCTTTTCTGTTGATTGAAGAATTTAAAGGGTATGTAAAAATGCATGATATTGTCCGTGATTTTGCAATAGCTATAGCTCCTAGTTACAACCATAAATTCATGGTAAATGCTGGAATTGGTTTGAAGGAGTGGCCACATAGGGatacatttaaagatttttcatGTATCTCATTGATGgcaaattatattcaagagctACCTAATGGGTTCGAATGCCCAAATTTGCAAGCTTTGTTGCTGCAGGAAAATCAAATTTCGGTTGTCCCTAGTAGTTTCTTTGAGGAAATGACAAATCTCAAAGTTTTAAACTTGGGAGAAACATACATCGGAGAAACAATCATCAAGGTATTGCCTGATTCACTTTCATTTCTCATAAATCTTAAAACATTAATTGTCAAGGCTTTCATGGTGGCTGATCTATCAGTAATTGGAAGGTTAAATAAACTTGAGATTCTTTCCATTTCTGGTTCTATACTCGTTAGGGAGATCCCTTCATCCTTTAGTCAATTAACTAATCTCATGTTGTTAGATTTGGATAATACTAATTTAGAACTAATTCCTTGTGGTGTTATATCTTTTCTTCAAAGGTTAGAGGAATTGCATATCAGCATCAATAACAACCTTGTTGAATTATATAATGGACAACCTCTTGCTCAGTGTTTTTGTAAACTGAGAGTTTTAAAAGTGAAAGGGTGTGATGACTTGTTAAATATCGCACCAAGTCATTTGTTACAGATGtttcaaaatcttcaaactCTTGAAGTATGTAATTGTAGCTCATTGGTGTACATATTTGGTTGTGAAAAGATTGAGATTGCAAAGGGAGAAACCAAGTTACTCTCATCATTAGAGTATCTGGGTTTGGAACTTTTGGATAACATGACACATATATGGAAGGGTGACCATCAATCCATAAGCCTCCGTAACTTGAAGAGTGTACGACTGGTGCACTGTTccaagttaataaaattattttcaccaACTCTACTCCAAAGCCTTATTTGTTTGGaagaaataaatatagatatgTGCTTTGATTTAAAGGAGATTTTTGAGAAGAAAGAAACATAG